The following are encoded together in the Oryzias melastigma strain HK-1 linkage group LG17, ASM292280v2, whole genome shotgun sequence genome:
- the tmem68 gene encoding transmembrane protein 68 isoform X1: protein MEDPRNQSCLAAATDTVSFLVCLFRVWEEWAGLDEVEDYLSVLEYLLWVFTPLAVVFILPFLIVILLYLSILFLHVYKRKNQLREAYCNNLWDGARKTLATLWDGHGAIWHGYEIHGMEKIPEQGPALIVYYHGAIPIDYYYFLARVIIQKGRTCHSVADHFLFKIPGFKLLLEVFSVIHGPQEECVRALRNGHLLGISPGGVREALFSDETYPLLWSKRKGFAQVAIDSQVPVIPMFTQNVREGFRSLGTLRLFRWLYERFRLPVAPVYGGFPVKFRTFLGDPIPYDPNMSAAELAERVKLAVQSLIDEHQQIPGSILRALLERFYSKHKAP from the exons ATGGAGGATCCCAGGAACCAGTCCTGTCTGGCCGCGGCGACAGACACCGTCTCCTTCCTG GTGTGCCTGTTCCGTGTGTGGGAGGAGTGGGCAGGCCTGGATGAAGTGGAGGATTACCTGAGTGTTCTGGAGTACCTGCTGTGGGTCTTCACTCCTCTGGCTGTCGTCTTCATCTTGCCGTTCCTCATAGTCATCCTCCTCTACCTCTCCATACTGTTCCTCCACGTCTATAAG AGGAAGAACCAGCTGAGGGAGGCGTACTGTAATAACCTGTGGGATGGAGCCAGGAAGACCCTGGCCACTCTGTGGGATGGACATGGGGCCATATGGCACG GCTACGAGATCCACGGCATGGAGAAGATCCCGGAGCAGGGGCCGGCCCTGATCGTCTACTACCACGGAGCCATCCCCATCGACTACTACTACTTCCTGGCCAGAGTCATCATCCAGAAAGGACGGACCTGCCACTCTGTGGCCGACCACTTCCTCTTCAAGATCCCAg GTttcaagctgctgctggaggtgTTCAGCGTGATCCACGGTCCTCAGGAGGAGTGTGTGCGTGCTCTCAGGAACGGTCACCTGCTGGGGATTTCTCCTGGAGGAGTGCGAGAAGCTCTGTTCAGTGACGAGACCTACCCTCTTCTGTGGAGCAAACGCAAAGGCTTCGCACAGGTTGCCATCGACTCTCAGGTG CCAGTGATTCCCATGTTTACGCAGAACGTTCGTGAAGGCTTCAGATCTCTGGGAACTCTGA GATTGTTCCGCTGGCTGTATGAACGGTTCCGTCTCCCCGTAGCTCCTGTTTATGGTGGGTTTCCAGTGAAATTCCGAACATTCCTTGGTGATCCCATTCCATACGATCCCAACATGAGCGCTGCAGAACTGGCAGAGAGA GTGAAGCTCGCTGTCCAGTCACTGATCGATGAGCACCAGCAGATTCCCGGGAGCATCCTCAGAGCCCTGTTAGAGCGATTCTACAGTAAACACAAAGCACCTTAA
- the tmem68 gene encoding transmembrane protein 68 isoform X2, which produces MEVCLFRVWEEWAGLDEVEDYLSVLEYLLWVFTPLAVVFILPFLIVILLYLSILFLHVYKRKNQLREAYCNNLWDGARKTLATLWDGHGAIWHGYEIHGMEKIPEQGPALIVYYHGAIPIDYYYFLARVIIQKGRTCHSVADHFLFKIPGFKLLLEVFSVIHGPQEECVRALRNGHLLGISPGGVREALFSDETYPLLWSKRKGFAQVAIDSQVPVIPMFTQNVREGFRSLGTLRLFRWLYERFRLPVAPVYGGFPVKFRTFLGDPIPYDPNMSAAELAERVKLAVQSLIDEHQQIPGSILRALLERFYSKHKAP; this is translated from the exons ATGGAG GTGTGCCTGTTCCGTGTGTGGGAGGAGTGGGCAGGCCTGGATGAAGTGGAGGATTACCTGAGTGTTCTGGAGTACCTGCTGTGGGTCTTCACTCCTCTGGCTGTCGTCTTCATCTTGCCGTTCCTCATAGTCATCCTCCTCTACCTCTCCATACTGTTCCTCCACGTCTATAAG AGGAAGAACCAGCTGAGGGAGGCGTACTGTAATAACCTGTGGGATGGAGCCAGGAAGACCCTGGCCACTCTGTGGGATGGACATGGGGCCATATGGCACG GCTACGAGATCCACGGCATGGAGAAGATCCCGGAGCAGGGGCCGGCCCTGATCGTCTACTACCACGGAGCCATCCCCATCGACTACTACTACTTCCTGGCCAGAGTCATCATCCAGAAAGGACGGACCTGCCACTCTGTGGCCGACCACTTCCTCTTCAAGATCCCAg GTttcaagctgctgctggaggtgTTCAGCGTGATCCACGGTCCTCAGGAGGAGTGTGTGCGTGCTCTCAGGAACGGTCACCTGCTGGGGATTTCTCCTGGAGGAGTGCGAGAAGCTCTGTTCAGTGACGAGACCTACCCTCTTCTGTGGAGCAAACGCAAAGGCTTCGCACAGGTTGCCATCGACTCTCAGGTG CCAGTGATTCCCATGTTTACGCAGAACGTTCGTGAAGGCTTCAGATCTCTGGGAACTCTGA GATTGTTCCGCTGGCTGTATGAACGGTTCCGTCTCCCCGTAGCTCCTGTTTATGGTGGGTTTCCAGTGAAATTCCGAACATTCCTTGGTGATCCCATTCCATACGATCCCAACATGAGCGCTGCAGAACTGGCAGAGAGA GTGAAGCTCGCTGTCCAGTCACTGATCGATGAGCACCAGCAGATTCCCGGGAGCATCCTCAGAGCCCTGTTAGAGCGATTCTACAGTAAACACAAAGCACCTTAA